The sequence below is a genomic window from Acidimicrobiales bacterium.
TGAGGCGGGGGCCGAGTCGTTCCCCGCGAGCGACCCGCCGCAGTGGTGGTCGGGCGGGCCCGACGCCGACCGGTAGCCGACGACCGCCCTCCGTCGCCCGTGCGCATCGGCGTCACCGCCTTCCTGACCGACCGGTCCATGGCTGCGGACGACCTCGCCCGCGCCGTGGAGGCACGCGGCTACGACTCGCTCTACCTGCCGGAGCACACGCACCTGCCGGTGGCCCTCGCCGTTCCGCCGGCACTGGTGGAGGGGGTCCACCTCGACGACTACAAGCGCAGTGTCGACCCCCTCGTGTCGCTGGCGGCCGCGGCGGCGGTGACC
It includes:
- a CDS encoding LLM class F420-dependent oxidoreductase, with protein sequence MRIGVTAFLTDRSMAADDLARAVEARGYDSLYLPEHTHLPVALAVPPALVEGVHLDDYKRSVDPLVSLAAAAAVT